From the genome of Streptomyces sp. NBC_01260, one region includes:
- a CDS encoding DUF4389 domain-containing protein — MADAQWSPGRRAGDADEFLPVLDLVEPARQRRLTVFFRLLLLIPHFFVLLVLEIAAFFTAVFGWFAALALGRLPEPVFRFLAGVLGYRTRVAASGMLLIDRYPPFALNPPPGYPVQIDVRPTRLNRLAVFFRLILVIPAAIVQSLVTSGWYVLAIVWWLITLILGRMPRSLFEATAATLRYEMRVFAYVSMLTPAYPKGLFGEDALSVPEGQGRSATRPLVMSSAGRAMLVLFLVLGLASAVTASVTRSSSDDTDMWMQTQRARVAHPSTGMIAR; from the coding sequence ATGGCCGACGCCCAGTGGAGCCCGGGGCGAAGGGCGGGGGACGCGGACGAATTCCTGCCCGTGCTGGACCTCGTCGAGCCCGCACGTCAGCGTCGGCTCACCGTCTTCTTCCGTCTGCTCCTGCTGATTCCGCATTTCTTCGTGCTGCTCGTCCTGGAGATCGCGGCCTTCTTCACCGCCGTGTTCGGCTGGTTCGCCGCCCTTGCTCTGGGCCGGCTGCCCGAGCCCGTCTTCCGCTTCCTTGCCGGTGTGCTCGGCTACCGCACGAGGGTCGCAGCGAGCGGCATGCTGCTCATCGACCGCTATCCGCCCTTCGCGCTGAACCCGCCGCCCGGCTATCCGGTCCAGATCGACGTCCGCCCGACCAGGCTGAACCGGCTGGCCGTCTTCTTCCGGCTGATCCTGGTGATTCCCGCCGCCATCGTGCAGAGCCTCGTCACATCCGGCTGGTACGTCCTGGCGATCGTGTGGTGGCTGATCACGCTGATCCTCGGACGTATGCCCCGCTCCCTCTTCGAGGCCACGGCGGCCACGCTGCGCTACGAGATGCGCGTCTTCGCCTACGTATCGATGCTCACTCCCGCCTACCCCAAGGGTCTCTTCGGCGAGGACGCGCTCTCCGTACCGGAGGGGCAGGGGCGCTCCGCCACCCGGCCGCTGGTCATGAGCAGCGCGGGCAGGGCGATGCTGGTGCTCTTCCTGGTGCTCGGGCTCGCGAGTGCCGTCACGGCATCCGTCACCAGGTCGTCGTCCGACGACACCGACATGTGGATGCAGACACAAAGGGCTCGCGTGGCGCACCCGTCAACAGGCATGATCGCGCGATGA